A DNA window from Shewanella baltica contains the following coding sequences:
- a CDS encoding DUF2628 domain-containing protein, whose translation MNSYNVIFKGEIAEGKDRHKLSQALAKFLKVPEEKAHLLFSGNPICIKKALSESEANALKAKLNGVGIITHIKPVATQAVTSAPVATAPVTPKQVAKPSIEAKPSTATKPTVKSYDDLSQGWQKVFAEFDLRQADKLGYFASAKSPAHTSRPKKEQLKGQNVVNMNALAFVFGSGYYFAKGMWKKGIYLFLMLMLLNLIIIAVASLITDKNLSKLPFIINSIVFGLTANYDYYRYYKLGETIWPWMPKWMTGWLGIIASAVVTFVAFLIVLIILGIRFGEPLNIIYVKEGVLEDYKQTNIGQAFDKWSPCASTAWVEQEASNGITTVMYTCNMKLKHFKQVGQQASEAVTGKVDEAFISQVTRASLTIQFLINLDDTFEVNTAKWQLSLGEGKEHTPYITANNALDDIYSNSLNKAIGEIFTPENILLNQVTK comes from the coding sequence ATGAACTCCTACAACGTCATTTTTAAAGGTGAGATAGCAGAAGGAAAAGACCGCCATAAGTTGAGTCAGGCACTGGCAAAGTTTCTAAAAGTCCCCGAGGAAAAAGCACATCTGTTGTTCTCAGGTAATCCGATATGCATTAAGAAAGCTCTGAGCGAAAGTGAAGCTAACGCACTAAAAGCCAAGTTGAACGGTGTGGGTATCATTACCCACATCAAGCCCGTAGCAACTCAAGCCGTAACGTCAGCCCCTGTAGCCACCGCACCTGTTACACCAAAACAAGTAGCGAAGCCATCGATTGAAGCTAAGCCGTCTACGGCCACCAAGCCTACAGTGAAATCCTATGATGATTTAAGCCAAGGCTGGCAAAAGGTGTTTGCTGAATTTGACCTAAGACAAGCTGACAAGTTGGGCTATTTTGCTTCAGCAAAAAGTCCTGCACATACCTCAAGGCCTAAAAAGGAGCAATTAAAGGGGCAGAATGTGGTTAACATGAATGCACTCGCATTTGTGTTTGGCTCGGGGTACTACTTCGCTAAGGGCATGTGGAAGAAAGGCATTTATCTGTTTCTCATGCTAATGCTGCTGAACCTGATAATCATAGCAGTTGCATCACTCATTACTGACAAGAACCTGAGCAAGCTTCCTTTTATCATCAATTCTATTGTCTTTGGTCTTACGGCTAATTATGACTATTACCGCTATTACAAGCTCGGTGAAACTATATGGCCTTGGATGCCAAAGTGGATGACGGGCTGGTTAGGTATCATAGCCTCCGCGGTTGTTACGTTTGTCGCGTTCCTTATCGTCTTAATCATTCTCGGCATTCGTTTCGGTGAACCATTAAATATTATCTATGTAAAAGAGGGTGTCCTCGAAGACTACAAGCAAACCAACATAGGTCAGGCGTTTGATAAATGGTCGCCTTGCGCCAGCACGGCTTGGGTAGAGCAAGAAGCCAGCAATGGCATTACCACGGTTATGTATACCTGCAATATGAAGCTGAAACACTTTAAGCAAGTGGGTCAACAAGCCTCTGAAGCGGTAACTGGAAAAGTCGATGAAGCCTTTATCTCTCAGGTCACACGCGCATCATTGACGATTCAGTTTCTCATCAATCTCGACGATACCTTTGAAGTGAATACTGCAAAGTGGCAACTGTCATTGGGAGAAGGTAAAGAGCACACCCCGTATATCACCGCCAACAATGCCCTAGATGACATCTACAGTAACTCACTCAACAAGGCTATCGGCGAAATATTCACACCAGAAAACATCCTCCTCAATCAAGTAACGAAGTAA
- a CDS encoding RHS repeat-associated core domain-containing protein, with protein MTNNKGLMMKLWQQFTLLLVVLMSMPTYAATVRYQHTDMLGSVVSESDASGNIISRSHYEPFGKRIGGDKEGIGYTGHLQDKDLGLTYMQARYYDPLIGRFYSNDPVDALGHIGRDNPVHGFNRYAYANNNPYKYTDPDGEFAFLIPLIGAVIGGYSGFKMATDMGASNPEAFIAGAAGALAGALSGGIAGTTAGFGVKVAAQQALTQGAAKTTAQIVGAGVSGFTSGATTQAAGDAIGDISRGQVPSVDTDKAIIKGIEGAATGIAASVPAIAAGASIATDIAGAAIAVTIEEVKTQ; from the coding sequence ATGACTAACAATAAAGGATTAATGATGAAGTTATGGCAACAATTCACTTTGCTGTTAGTGGTACTAATGAGTATGCCCACCTATGCAGCAACAGTGCGCTACCAACACACAGATATGCTAGGCTCAGTGGTGTCCGAATCAGATGCATCAGGCAACATTATCAGCCGCAGCCACTATGAACCCTTCGGTAAACGCATCGGCGGTGACAAGGAAGGTATAGGCTACACAGGCCATCTGCAAGATAAAGACCTAGGTCTGACTTATATGCAGGCACGCTACTATGATCCACTGATAGGTCGGTTTTACTCTAATGATCCTGTTGATGCGCTAGGGCATATTGGTCGTGATAATCCAGTTCATGGTTTTAATCGATATGCGTACGCAAACAACAACCCTTATAAATACACCGATCCAGATGGGGAGTTTGCGTTTCTAATACCTTTAATCGGAGCAGTTATTGGAGGCTATTCAGGCTTCAAAATGGCAACTGACATGGGAGCTAGCAATCCCGAGGCGTTCATCGCCGGTGCTGCAGGTGCTCTCGCTGGTGCTCTTTCCGGCGGTATTGCTGGGACGACAGCTGGTTTTGGTGTTAAAGTTGCTGCTCAACAAGCCCTCACTCAGGGGGCCGCCAAAACTACTGCGCAAATAGTTGGTGCTGGAGTTTCTGGTTTCACTTCAGGGGCAACAACTCAGGCCGCAGGCGATGCTATTGGTGATATTTCTCGCGGACAAGTTCCAAGTGTTGATACAGACAAAGCTATTATCAAAGGAATAGAAGGAGCTGCAACTGGAATAGCTGCAAGTGTTCCTGCGATTGCGGCTGGTGCGTCGATAGCTACTGATATCGCTGGAGCTGCGATTGCAGTTACGATAGAGGAGGTAAAAACACAATGA
- a CDS encoding tyrosine-type recombinase/integrase, producing MSKQVERHDISDELYIYLQDNSERWYARTKVAGKWHARATKQKEKEKAIGMAYRIQMEFQFMADRNLLVSSKRFRDVAEKAISAMEEALDNETAPLNYKTYIQVLRKYHIPFFDRTYITSIDSEKLREFDKWRIEQFDRVPAKSTLLNHNAAMQLVFKEAVDHKWMLAAQVPSLSTKGAESQRRAHFSPEEYNKAFDTVYQLKQNSRKEKTRQIRELLMDYIEFAVNTGIRPGTEMESLTWGDIHIDTNEHNIIFYITVTKGKTVKHTGTREVVCRDEIFSSVQELRERFPNRKPSDKLFRLADGSITNELGKAFEKAISEAGLKSSPHGVRTLYSLRHTYITWQLMSGNVSMEVLAKQCGTSIAMIEQHYSHVTPKMYSKELSGVDLGKAKSKVKTKRTSGVKQNEARLTELFKEWQVSYKQRGCI from the coding sequence ATGAGCAAACAGGTCGAACGACACGATATTTCCGACGAATTATACATCTACCTGCAAGACAATAGCGAACGTTGGTATGCTCGCACTAAAGTCGCGGGTAAGTGGCACGCCAGAGCCACCAAGCAGAAAGAAAAAGAGAAAGCCATTGGCATGGCCTATCGGATTCAAATGGAATTCCAGTTCATGGCCGACCGTAATCTGCTGGTGAGTTCCAAACGCTTTCGTGATGTGGCTGAAAAAGCCATTAGCGCTATGGAAGAAGCGCTCGATAACGAGACAGCCCCACTTAACTACAAGACCTATATTCAGGTATTGCGTAAGTACCATATCCCCTTTTTCGACCGCACTTACATTACCTCGATTGATAGTGAGAAGCTGCGTGAATTTGATAAATGGCGTATTGAACAATTTGATAGAGTCCCAGCCAAATCGACACTGTTAAACCACAATGCCGCTATGCAACTAGTGTTTAAAGAAGCGGTTGACCATAAATGGATGTTAGCGGCTCAAGTGCCCTCTTTATCGACCAAAGGGGCAGAGTCACAGCGTCGAGCACATTTTTCACCCGAGGAATACAACAAAGCATTCGATACCGTATACCAGCTTAAGCAAAACAGCCGTAAGGAGAAAACCCGCCAAATTCGTGAGTTACTGATGGACTATATCGAGTTTGCGGTGAATACGGGTATTCGACCAGGAACGGAAATGGAAAGCCTGACTTGGGGTGACATCCACATCGATACCAATGAGCACAACATTATCTTCTATATCACTGTGACCAAGGGGAAAACAGTCAAGCACACTGGCACCAGAGAAGTGGTTTGCCGAGATGAAATCTTCTCCAGCGTTCAAGAGTTACGAGAGCGCTTCCCAAACAGAAAGCCCTCAGACAAACTGTTTCGCTTGGCAGATGGTTCAATCACCAACGAACTCGGTAAAGCCTTTGAAAAAGCCATATCCGAAGCAGGTTTAAAGTCATCCCCCCATGGCGTTAGAACACTTTACTCATTACGCCATACCTACATTACGTGGCAACTGATGTCAGGCAACGTCAGCATGGAAGTGTTGGCTAAACAATGTGGCACTAGCATTGCCATGATTGAACAGCACTACAGCCACGTGACGCCGAAAATGTACAGTAAAGAACTGTCGGGTGTTGACCTAGGCAAAGCCAAGTCCAAAGTAAAAACCAAAAGAACGTCTGGCGTTAAGCAAAATGAAGCGAGATTGACTGAGCTGTTTAAAGAGTGGCAAGTCAGCTACAAACAGCGTGGCTGTATTTAA
- a CDS encoding helix-turn-helix domain-containing protein codes for MKTLATEFGHAMRKMRKLRGLSQDELALRAEIDRSYIGRIERAEANITLDMLYKIAEVLDCEPHELLPSRTSLKG; via the coding sequence ATGAAAACATTAGCGACTGAATTTGGTCATGCGATGCGCAAAATGAGAAAGCTCAGAGGCTTATCTCAAGATGAATTGGCGTTACGTGCAGAGATTGACCGCAGTTATATCGGCCGTATAGAACGAGCGGAGGCGAACATTACGCTCGATATGTTGTACAAGATTGCAGAGGTGCTCGACTGTGAGCCACATGAGTTGCTACCGAGTCGAACATCACTAAAAGGTTAG
- a CDS encoding RHS repeat domain-containing protein has protein sequence MNRNKGLLMRIWALISFLSLLFISGSIQAATVRYQHTDMLGSVVAESDASGNIISRSHYEPFGKRLGGDKEGIGYTGHLQDKDLGLTYMQARYYDPLIGRFYSNDPVGFRDLHSFNRYAYANNNPYKYVDPDGKWAIPLIFGLEELGKAALVTAGVIGTGAGIEQTIIAVSESGNKSVDDRINGVKEGKEPAAGEAGKKGQLEGAGGKEGSKADLDSLGVVEGTEWSSKNGSSQGGTLEDGSKVNIHPSSGGDSYPKGTPTLQIDRPSGKADVKIRYPEDK, from the coding sequence ATGAATAGAAATAAAGGATTACTCATGAGAATATGGGCGCTTATAAGCTTTTTATCATTACTTTTTATCAGTGGTTCAATTCAAGCTGCTACAGTACGTTACCAGCACACGGATATGCTGGGTTCTGTGGTCGCAGAATCCGATGCCTCGGGCAATATTATCAGTCGCAGCCACTATGAACCTTTTGGTAAGCGTCTGGGCGGTGATAAAGAAGGCATTGGGTATACTGGACATCTGCAAGATAAAGACTTGGGCCTGACCTATATGCAGGCACGCTACTATGATCCACTTATAGGGCGGTTCTACTCGAATGATCCGGTTGGGTTTCGTGATCTACATAGTTTTAATCGGTATGCTTATGCCAATAATAATCCGTATAAGTATGTGGATCCCGATGGTAAATGGGCAATACCACTTATATTTGGTCTTGAAGAGCTAGGGAAAGCAGCTCTTGTCACTGCTGGAGTTATCGGAACGGGAGCGGGCATTGAGCAGACTATTATTGCGGTAAGTGAGAGTGGTAATAAGTCAGTGGATGATAGAATTAATGGTGTAAAAGAGGGTAAAGAACCAGCAGCTGGTGAAGCTGGAAAGAAAGGGCAATTAGAAGGTGCCGGTGGTAAAGAAGGCTCAAAAGCAGATCTCGACTCATTAGGTGTAGTAGAAGGCACTGAATGGTCGTCTAAAAATGGTAGCTCACAGGGTGGAACATTGGAGGATGGCTCGAAGGTTAATATTCATCCAAGTAGTGGTGGAGACTCTTATCCTAAAGGTACTCCCACATTGCAAATTGATAGGCCATCGGGTAAAGCTGATGTAAAAATACGTTACCCCGAGGATAAATAG
- a CDS encoding RHS repeat domain-containing protein produces MKWTCSLIILFTSFSALSSQYDALSYGSPPDFFKLYSTSESISSSQTLRESYDYYSGSINLELDQISFPGNIDINLPVKVRSVASPPLFNHSYVYLDLPYIVTSTARIDRSKFDGIAAWYDNRGCSQTSGDSFYDPASTMHIPGGKYYSGKHVYFPSSGKDLIYLASQDVKSITDSSLKFISRSGDRVSCTTSNSTYQQGFIVDRKDGLKYHFKQPIYSNPNDEKYFTDNIDSPLEVVDVYMLLTKVEDRFGNYVTYNYQNGNLTNISASDGRVISFSYKQDGYNIIGAGKTWSVDTTKHNGLYDKVISYKKPGGLNYVVTTEALWWDANGFYVGYDKNSPLSSDKNLCDNAISELNSIRRNGYITIETPFGANYRYDFSSTIHGRKNIKHIIDLDGLHSARLRFLTCFISNSLVKKTISYNSKSEVWNYSYSEDRGAFEGTPHRDFKELVITNPDGSREKSRFGINVQLLSEGNILQKEIFSSENTLLARYNYDYNSSIVLGNSGVYNPNSLILERAITSNKFVSNYQGDTYIEENTDISIFGDIAFSKKSNGVSSSVCYKREYLFNSAHWISSMPSKIYSSDCSSNYNIVNEYIYNSASQLSQDKLFNRLFRSYTYHVDGNLAKTTYNGSNRYEQFEDYYRGKARKITLACPTTNGCNTANGSTTNTVVALLEVNADGTTKSVTDFNGNKTSYSYNPVGWLTKIDYADPKWVDKVISYATVATADDGISGSGIAVGSLRQTISQGNFENMVYHDGLLRPVFTRTRDKADTGTISYQRNEYDHENRVTLASFPSSDPANRLGMATEYDALGRVVTQTRTSDNAITHNAYLAGNKIAVTDPMNNITTTTYLAYGEPSFDKPTLIEAPDSDDIAIEYNLFDQVTSIRQGNVTETRLYDAYQQLCKQVRPETGITAFGYNGQRQQIWRAQGANGSTTSCDAGAVPASHKILLGYDNLGQLRTENFPDSTPDKTYSYDANGNLISLLAGPVSWSYLYNSQNVIDKETLSLDGRNFVLDWEYNSLGDLSSLKYPSGAVIDFAPNALGQPTKVGSYATGVSYHPNGQIKQFTYGNGIVRKVALDTTGRIDAITDVKASSVKNSLDPSYDYNDNLARLIDWVDRNNDVDNLVYDGADRLLSADGKWGSGRYNYDGLGNVLSRSLNNSTINYKYNALNRLNNLTGAYAYAYQYDARGNVINNGRYSLAYNLGQQMTAAKGINYVYDGHNRRVKQTKTDGSHYTVYSNGGQLLHREAANGTKTDSVYLGKQLVAEVDNALAGNPPNTGGTPPTVVLKVEATLVGSDCPPKMECPAVVSSPAHLVTWSSTNASSCSGMVNKSFNGATQGIDILSGTNGRKTYTANGIVYQITLTCTGDGGQTTRQETASGVGGGSDM; encoded by the coding sequence ATGAAATGGACTTGTTCTTTAATAATCCTCTTTACATCATTTTCTGCACTATCCTCTCAGTATGATGCCCTATCTTATGGTTCCCCTCCTGACTTTTTTAAGTTATACAGTACTAGTGAAAGTATAAGCTCAAGTCAAACATTAAGGGAAAGTTATGATTATTACTCTGGTAGTATTAATCTAGAGCTAGATCAGATTTCATTTCCGGGTAATATTGACATTAACCTTCCCGTAAAAGTTAGAAGTGTCGCATCTCCTCCATTGTTTAATCATTCATATGTTTATCTTGATTTGCCCTACATTGTTACAAGCACTGCTAGAATAGATCGTTCTAAATTTGACGGTATAGCTGCGTGGTACGATAATAGGGGATGTTCTCAAACGTCCGGGGACTCTTTTTACGATCCAGCATCTACCATGCACATCCCTGGTGGGAAATACTATTCAGGAAAGCATGTCTATTTCCCGAGTTCTGGAAAGGATTTGATCTATTTAGCTAGCCAAGATGTAAAGTCCATCACAGACTCATCTTTAAAGTTTATAAGCCGGAGTGGTGATAGGGTTTCATGTACAACTTCAAACTCTACATATCAACAAGGATTCATTGTTGATAGGAAAGATGGTTTAAAATATCATTTTAAGCAACCTATATATTCCAATCCTAATGATGAAAAGTATTTTACTGATAACATTGACTCACCATTGGAAGTTGTTGATGTTTATATGCTTCTAACTAAAGTAGAAGATCGCTTCGGAAACTATGTTACGTACAATTATCAGAACGGCAATCTCACGAATATATCTGCAAGTGATGGTCGTGTAATTAGTTTTTCATATAAACAAGATGGGTACAATATTATAGGAGCAGGTAAAACTTGGAGTGTTGACACCACAAAGCATAATGGATTGTATGATAAAGTAATATCTTACAAGAAACCAGGAGGCCTGAATTATGTAGTTACAACGGAGGCCCTTTGGTGGGATGCTAATGGATTCTATGTGGGTTATGATAAAAATTCACCGCTTTCAAGTGATAAGAATCTTTGTGATAATGCTATTTCAGAATTGAATTCAATAAGACGCAACGGCTATATAACTATTGAAACTCCATTCGGAGCTAATTATAGATATGACTTCAGCTCAACAATTCATGGTCGGAAAAATATCAAGCACATAATAGATCTGGATGGGCTACACTCGGCAAGGCTGCGATTTCTCACATGCTTTATTTCTAATTCATTAGTAAAGAAAACAATATCGTATAACAGTAAATCTGAAGTTTGGAATTATTCTTATTCTGAGGATCGTGGTGCATTTGAAGGTACCCCTCATCGAGACTTTAAAGAGTTAGTCATTACTAATCCTGATGGTTCTCGAGAAAAATCTAGATTTGGAATAAATGTTCAGTTGTTGTCAGAAGGAAATATCTTACAGAAAGAGATTTTCTCTAGTGAAAATACGCTGCTAGCAAGATATAACTATGACTATAACTCCTCAATCGTTTTAGGCAATTCCGGTGTCTACAATCCTAACTCATTAATATTGGAACGTGCTATTACGTCCAATAAGTTCGTTAGTAATTACCAAGGCGACACTTACATCGAAGAAAATACTGATATCAGTATTTTTGGTGATATCGCTTTTAGTAAAAAATCTAATGGAGTTAGTAGTTCCGTTTGCTACAAGAGGGAGTATTTGTTTAATTCGGCACACTGGATTTCTAGTATGCCATCCAAGATTTATTCATCTGACTGCTCTTCAAACTACAACATTGTCAATGAGTACATTTATAACTCAGCTTCGCAGTTGTCTCAAGATAAGTTATTTAATCGACTATTTAGAAGTTATACTTATCATGTAGATGGGAATTTAGCAAAAACAACTTACAACGGCTCTAATCGTTATGAGCAGTTTGAAGACTATTACCGCGGCAAGGCGCGCAAAATCACGCTGGCCTGCCCAACCACTAACGGTTGTAACACCGCTAACGGCAGTACCACCAATACCGTAGTCGCATTACTCGAAGTCAACGCCGATGGCACCACCAAGAGCGTGACTGATTTCAACGGTAATAAAACCAGTTACAGTTACAACCCCGTTGGCTGGCTGACCAAAATCGACTATGCCGACCCCAAGTGGGTTGATAAGGTCATCAGTTATGCCACTGTCGCAACTGCCGATGATGGTATTAGTGGCAGTGGCATTGCTGTTGGGAGTTTACGGCAAACTATTTCGCAGGGGAATTTCGAGAACATGGTTTACCATGATGGCTTGCTGCGCCCCGTGTTTACCCGCACTCGAGATAAGGCCGATACAGGTACCATCAGCTATCAGCGTAACGAATACGACCATGAAAACCGCGTCACCCTGGCCAGTTTCCCAAGCAGTGACCCAGCCAATCGCTTAGGAATGGCAACTGAGTACGATGCCCTTGGCAGAGTCGTGACTCAAACCCGGACCAGCGACAATGCCATCACTCACAACGCTTATCTTGCCGGTAACAAGATTGCAGTGACTGATCCGATGAACAATATCACCACTACAACTTATCTTGCTTATGGGGAGCCTTCCTTTGACAAGCCGACGTTAATTGAAGCACCTGATAGTGATGACATTGCGATTGAGTATAACCTTTTTGACCAAGTCACCAGTATTCGTCAAGGTAATGTCACTGAAACGCGTCTCTATGATGCCTATCAACAATTGTGTAAACAGGTACGCCCTGAAACGGGGATTACTGCATTTGGCTATAATGGTCAACGTCAACAGATATGGCGAGCTCAGGGGGCCAATGGTTCCACAACAAGCTGTGATGCGGGCGCTGTGCCTGCCAGTCACAAAATATTGTTAGGTTACGACAATTTAGGGCAGTTACGAACTGAGAACTTCCCCGATAGCACCCCTGATAAAACCTACAGTTATGACGCCAATGGCAATTTAATATCTTTGCTTGCAGGGCCAGTGAGTTGGAGCTACCTGTACAACAGCCAAAATGTCATAGACAAGGAAACTCTGTCGCTGGATGGGCGTAATTTTGTCTTAGATTGGGAGTACAACAGTCTTGGTGACTTAAGTTCACTGAAATATCCTTCAGGCGCAGTGATTGATTTTGCACCGAATGCTTTAGGGCAGCCCACTAAAGTTGGCAGTTATGCAACAGGCGTGAGTTATCATCCTAACGGTCAAATTAAGCAGTTTACCTATGGCAATGGCATAGTGCGCAAGGTCGCACTGGATACTACGGGTCGAATAGATGCAATCACGGATGTCAAGGCTAGCTCAGTTAAGAATAGTCTCGATCCAAGTTATGACTATAACGACAATTTAGCTCGTTTGATTGATTGGGTAGACCGCAATAACGATGTCGATAATCTGGTTTATGACGGTGCAGACCGCTTACTGTCTGCCGATGGTAAGTGGGGGAGCGGTCGGTATAACTATGATGGTCTGGGTAATGTTCTCAGCCGCAGTCTGAATAACTCCACGATTAACTACAAGTACAATGCGCTTAATCGGTTAAATAACCTCACTGGTGCCTATGCCTACGCTTACCAATATGACGCCAGAGGCAATGTGATTAATAACGGACGCTATAGCCTTGCCTATAACTTAGGTCAGCAAATGACAGCGGCTAAGGGCATCAACTATGTTTATGATGGTCATAATAGACGAGTAAAACAAACTAAAACAGATGGTAGTCATTACACTGTTTACAGCAATGGCGGCCAGTTATTACATCGTGAAGCTGCGAATGGCACTAAGACAGACAGTGTTTACTTAGGTAAGCAATTAGTGGCCGAAGTTGATAATGCTCTCGCCGGAAATCCCCCAAACACTGGCGGTACCCCACCAACTGTAGTGCTAAAAGTAGAAGCGACTTTAGTTGGAAGCGATTGCCCCCCTAAAATGGAATGTCCTGCAGTTGTGAGTTCACCCGCTCATTTAGTGACATGGAGCAGTACCAATGCCTCCTCTTGCTCTGGAATGGTCAACAAAAGTTTCAATGGTGCAACACAAGGAATTGATATTTTATCCGGCACGAATGGTCGTAAAACTTATACAGCCAATGGTATTGTCTATCAAATCACATTGACATGTACTGGTGACGGAGGTCAAACGACGAGGCAAGAAACGGCCAGTGGAGTTGGTGGCGGGAGTGACATGTAA
- a CDS encoding DUF1566 domain-containing protein, whose protein sequence is MNKCIHASIKLAITSIKTPPSKANTLLLSIVAATLLAGCGGSEGDSSDDNGQVTPTVYSIPATASLGGKISPAINMVESGHATTFTVTPDTGYQIDDISGCSGALTQNSYTTAVINAQCAVTVSFKLSTYKITTQATTGGKISPESIDVSYNTHASFNVSTDIGYQIESVTGCNGTLNNNEYTTGTVTSDCQINATFTKIGDGTLAERYIDNGNGTITDTQTKLMWMRCSVGQTWQDGSCKGSPTTFIWPYAMGMSISDGNHTDWRLPTKEELSSLIYCSSGKPSYWKPNDNVCEGNYKSPTLARAAFPQTPDYAGYWTSTASDNSQFGGKWLIQFYDGHGRWNGPVLYLHVRMVRTK, encoded by the coding sequence ATGAATAAGTGCATTCACGCAAGCATCAAACTCGCCATAACGTCAATAAAGACACCGCCATCAAAGGCAAATACACTGCTTTTGAGCATAGTCGCAGCAACATTACTCGCTGGCTGTGGCGGCTCGGAAGGTGACAGCAGCGATGACAACGGACAAGTCACCCCAACGGTCTACAGCATTCCAGCAACGGCAAGCCTTGGCGGAAAAATCAGCCCAGCAATCAACATGGTTGAATCCGGTCATGCAACTACCTTCACAGTAACACCCGATACCGGCTATCAAATCGATGATATCAGTGGTTGCAGTGGCGCATTAACCCAAAACAGCTATACAACAGCGGTCATAAATGCCCAGTGTGCAGTCACCGTATCTTTCAAACTCAGCACGTACAAAATCACCACGCAAGCAACAACCGGAGGCAAAATCAGTCCCGAGAGTATTGATGTCAGTTACAACACCCACGCCAGCTTTAACGTCTCAACGGACATCGGCTATCAAATTGAATCCGTCACAGGCTGTAATGGCACGCTCAATAACAATGAGTACACCACAGGAACAGTGACATCAGATTGCCAAATCAATGCCACGTTTACCAAAATTGGCGATGGTACACTTGCAGAGCGGTATATTGATAACGGCAATGGCACCATCACCGACACGCAAACCAAGCTGATGTGGATGCGCTGTAGCGTAGGACAGACTTGGCAAGACGGTAGCTGTAAAGGCAGTCCTACTACTTTTATCTGGCCATATGCAATGGGAATGTCTATCTCTGATGGTAACCACACCGACTGGCGCTTACCCACAAAAGAGGAATTAAGTTCACTGATTTATTGTTCATCAGGTAAACCAAGTTATTGGAAACCAAACGATAATGTGTGTGAAGGTAACTATAAAAGCCCGACATTAGCGCGAGCAGCATTTCCGCAGACACCTGACTATGCTGGCTATTGGACTTCAACTGCCAGCGATAATAGCCAGTTTGGCGGCAAGTGGCTTATCCAATTCTATGATGGTCATGGCCGCTGGAATGGACCAGTCCTTTATCTACATGTCAGGATGGTAAGAACCAAGTAA